The Myripristis murdjan chromosome 6, fMyrMur1.1, whole genome shotgun sequence sequence TCAGTAAATTACCCTTGTGCAAATGCAAGAGAGAAGTGTGCCAccttcactgtatttttttggtGTTGGTAGCTTAACACATGAATATAATGCTCAGTAACTAGTTGGGCCATCTCTGTGTGGTTCTAAAATAACTTTCTCCCTTGTGCCACTTGCTTTTCCTCCTAGTGAGGACAGTCCGTCTCCCCCGGGTGCCTGCAGGATACACGGACACCTGTACGTCAACAAGGTggcaggaaacttccacatcACAGTGGGCAAGTACGTATTCAAGAGGCAAAAACAGCTGCAGTCCAAATGAGAGATTCAGTGTTTGTCAGGaatataagaaatagaaaactGACGGTTACtgatttattaatgtgttatttCACACCTTTATCTTAAATGATTGCAAAGTTGGATGTGAAGGAAAATATcagcctgacctttgaccttttcatCCTCACACAGGGCCATCCCACATCCCAGAGGCCACGCGCATCTTGCTGCCCTTGTTAGTCATGATTGTGAGTTTATTCTTACCCGTCTCCATCACCTTTCATTTGTATAGATTTGTATCAGTATGCATagacacatatacatatatatgtgtagaATATAAATAGATACATGTATATCATACACATATTTTTCAGTAAGTACATGTGAATACCTTCTGCATACCGTCTTcagtgattattgattattttgacTTGACATTGTATTTCAGCCTTTAACTTCTCTCATCGAATCGACCACCTGTCTTTTGGAGAGGAGATAGCTGGGATTATCAATCCGCTGGACGGGACAGAGAAAGTCACTGATGACTGTACGTTCATGCTGTCAAATTCTAGATGGGTGCTCAGCCTCTTCTCAAACTCAGCGAtgataaatgtttattgttaaaaGAGTTCGTGGGCATTGTTTCCACAAGAATTGAAGCATTTCCGTGCTTTCAGCTTGAGATGTTTTCTGCTTCTTTGTCTTATTTAAGGCAACAGCAAAATTCTCAGTTCCCAGCTTCAGTCAGAAGCCCCGCACATCTCCAGTGTGCACAGATTAGCAGCAGCAAGGCGTTTGATTTGGtgctgaaagacaaaaacagatcGTCCCAATTAAACTGTACACTGGTTTCTTCTTAGTGTTACAGTGTTGATTACTTTTTCAGCTCAGCTGGGTCTTGTTGCTCACACAGTTTCAGAAACTTGTACTCCTTAAGAGTGAGAGTTCACTGAGCGACCCGTCTTTCAGGTTTCCATAGCAGGTATTACAGGGTTTTTACCAGTCatggaatttttaaaaaagaatttttaaatattttggaCAAGGAAAGTTAGGAAATTGAACAAATTCCTGGGACAACTCATGCAATTTTCTCagcttcaatttaaaaaatcagtgaCTGCTTGCTATTAGTATCAGTTACTAACTGATTTTTCTCATCTGACTGTTGAATAATTCTCTCTAGATAACCACATGTTTCAGTACTTCATTACCATAGTACCCACCAAGCTGCACACCTACCAGATCTCTGCGGACACACACCAGTACTCTGTCACTGAGCGGGTAGGTTTGTTTTTACATCAcagctgggcaatatattgatattttattgattttgtgatTTGAGACTAGATATCGCCTAGGATATATTTAAATTGCTATATAGTGTAAGTGTTGCCTTTTCCTGACGTTAAAGActgcatcacagtaaagggatgcaattttctgaagttatcattttattataggttctctgttatttgcctccacctgcttggtcattatatcctaattatcatttatcaaaaatctcttatgTAAgtagcaccagtagtcatccctacaatagtAATATCACGGTAtacagtcaaaaatattgtgatatttgtttttttccatatcgcccagccctattatacatgtttgaatgtttgtgtagttcagtgtgtgtactgGTGTACTGACAGcatgctctgtctctgtcttctgcAGGAGCGGGTAATAAACCACGCTGGAGGCAGCCATGGCGTCTCAGGGATCTTTATGAAGTATGACATCAGCTCCCTAATGGTTAAAGTCACCGAGCAGCACATGCCTCTCTGGCAATTTCTTGTCAGACTCTGCGGCATCGTTGGAGGCATTTTCTCTACCACAGGTCTCgaaactctctctcactctctgatgCTGACTTGAAAAAAGCCAGCAGTCATGCTGTATGAATTATTTATGTACATATGGGAGCAAGCAAACACTTAAGTTTTCAAACATGACATACAGTTAGACGTGACCCGACGTAAAGAGAGAGGAGCGAACATAATCGTAACTCAAGCACGAGGATTTTCAATCCTTACAGATGTCGTCATGCACATCAGTATCTAAGGTGGGTTTCTGTTCCTTTACAGGCATGCTTCATGGAATTGTAGGCTTCTTGGTTGATGTGCTGTGCTGTCGTTTCCAAATTGGAGTTTACAAACAACAGGAGGTAAGGCCCCAATACTAGAAAACAATGCATGAATGCAATCCTGGCAGACACAGAAATAGATTATTTAAGCGGGGGATATTACACATAAGAGGTTTTTCCAGGTTTTGGCATGGATGTTGCAGTCTTGGCTGTTATCTAAATTatgttatttaaattaaaagatgGTGGTGGTACTTTTTCTACTGCATGAGGTTCCCTGTGGGAAATCAAATTTTGTCCCATTTGTGACATCACAACTGGGGCTCATTAATAACGAATGAATGCCTCCCAAACTGCCTGTCAGGCCAAGTCCACACTAATCCAGAGAAATCTGAAGACTCAGCCTTATCTGTCCATTTTTCCCTTACATCGACACTAAAACGGCATTTTTGTTGATGAAAAatttagctaaaaaaaaattgaaaacgCCAGCTGTACATTGTAGTGTAATTAGCAGAAAGGGGGAAAACAGAAGATGGTTGTGTGATTTATGATGTATAATGTATAATCCTGATGTGATCCCCGCTGGAGTCAAAACAGCACGGTGGGCAAAGTAATCAAAGTGTTGATCTGTGCATCTCTGTTACAGAAATTTTAGTgttgacagaaaacaaattgTGACATGAAAATGGCATTTACAGATTTTTCTGGATGAATGTGGACATGGCCTTAGTCTAGGGTGCAAGACGAGCACTGGCGAATAAATTACTTAGAATATTTcacaattttctttcattttaatgtcATATTTGTGTTCATAAAAACACTCACCTTAAAATGAGAATAAGAGAGTAACTTCAAGTTACTTCCTTACTTACTCAAccaaatgtttgaaaaatataatgGACAGctcactcactttttttctcttttttgggggatttgaaaaaaaaaatctgatagtTTGAAGGCAGCGAGCAAGACAGAGCAGGGGGGACAGACAGCGTGACCATGTGATGTTCTTCTGCACTCCGTCGAAACAAGTCTGAGATTTTTGCTTTAAACACTGCAGCTCACAGATTATTATCTTCTGCCTTTCACAGGAGGCTCCTCAGAACAACCAGGCAGATAACGAACATCTGATTCCCACAGAAAATCACGCTCACTGACCAGAGTCCCCACAGCTCAGCTCGGTTTTATTCTTGTCCGCCGGCAGCCGACTGGCAGCTCGCTCCCTCCGTCCTGCCCCCACTTGGCAGCAACGGAATAGCAACACAAACTctgggaaagaaaagaagatgTTTACAGGTCGCTTTGTTATGAAATCAGTCCCATCTTCATTCAAaattctgtaaatatttttgacttttttttttttaatgggatgTGGGTGAAAACCTCTCAGGCGTGACTGTTCATCCATCTGGGAAGCATTGTGCTCAAGACcttcactgtgtttctgtgtcagtaTCCCTGGCAAACTGCACCAGGAGTAATCAGCAGCCTTTCTCAGGACGGCACTTGTAACACAATTTCATTTACACCGTCGTCAGTCTGATCTTGTTAAATATGATGGCACCTGGTGTTACAGAAAAACTGTGTGAAAACGCGTACACAGATGTCAGATTCTTTGCCtaatgtgcctgtgtgtgagtaatGACTGTTGCAAATATGAGGCTGATTGGCTGAATAAAATACACCTTCAACTTAATTTGCATTCATTTCCCGTATTTGGCATAGtgtaagtctttttttttttttttttttttttttttgaaaaagcatAGAAAAGAATATTTTACACCATGTCAAGAGTTTATTTGACAGTATTTCAGAATATCTTTCAGTAaacaagttttttgttttttagcaaAATGTAATATATCAGTACTGTCGCATTTCATAAAAATAGTTGTTCACGTCTTTGAAACTACAGTATCAATGATACAGTAAACCATATTTGTAGGAATACAGCTGTACAGGGTGGATAATACACAATTAACACTACACAGTTATACTTGATCTCAATGGGGATTCATGAACGTGCCATCCTTCACAGATTCCAAtatagcaatttttttttttttgtatacaaaATCACTCACAGCAGGCAGGGGGACGGCCTCAATGGAGACAGAGGGCTGGATGACATATTCTTTATCCTTTTTCTGAACTTCGACATTTGTACATAGAGTAAACACGTTTCTACAGCCTAATGGCACGTTCGCACGCTCCTCGTTGACAAGTTCACCAGTAAATTCATCACATGAACTACGGTTGTATGCAATGTTGTGTTCAGGTCGGCTCAGAAAAATCAGGACCAATGATACCGATGGTGACAAAACGTTTGTAGTCTGTACGTTTTGGGAGTCACTGCAGGTTGAGATCAGGCCTCCTGATGATGTTTTATGCGCAGTTGGATTTGTGACTTGGTTTCCATCAGGTGCACCTGTTTGCGAGTACAGCTTGGAGGTGCCATCATGCTGCGTTCAGTCAATACATTGTCACAAAtcattgtgattattttctcaaacCTCACATCTTGTCCTCTGGTACTGAAAAGCTCTGGGAGCAAGACTGTTGATTTATCTTTGATGAGAGCAAACATCGTGTAGAGAAATGGAGGATAtcaaaatggagaaatgcaGGATAGTGACTTAATGTTGGGTGTTTGTTTAATAGCAGCATGCCTTTATCTATGCCAGTGACAAACTTTGTGATTCCCACAGATGTGTCGTTACATTTCAGTCCCATAGATATACTCTAAAATGTTGGGTTCAGATTCAACAAGCATTGGCACTGCGTGCAACAATGCAGAATTAGTATATTTTCTCTCTGGAATggataaataaaactgaaatgagacTCATTTGACACAACAGAAACCATAGCCCACTTTGCTGATATCACTGTCTTGATGAACTTTTGCAGGTCTGCTTCCCCAGACGACTCTCTAGGAAGAGAATGTAATGCTACAAGCTACATTTTATCCCCTTTATAACACAAGGGGGAAAGGGCTAACACTTAATACAGGCTATACAGTTGAGAGTGCATCATAATTGTATATATAGTTTGGGGATTAATCCAAAAAGAAGGAGGCTCCACAACCAAATTGATTGCTGTGCGTGGCCACTAATATTGGTTTTGCATTCAATTTCCAAAACaaactaaaggaaaaaaaaagagtcaatcACAATGGTAACAGCTCTGCATTAGTTTCAGTAAGGCACTCCGCCCCACCTCATTTTCCATCGGCCTCCTCTTCTCCACACCGATGCCCCTCTCCCACAGTGATGTGGTACACTTAACACAGTAAAAGGCATAGAAATGGGAAATATAGACTGGACAAAAATTTTTCTGCTGAGCATCAAATGAATACAACACAGCCCATAATTCTGCACAATGACTGCATGATTGATTTGTGGTCAAGTTTATGTACATAAGTCACAGAACAGGAGTATGAGTTCTTATTAAGCCAACTGTTTTCAGTCACTCAAAAGTTCGATAATTTGatgaaaaaggattttttttgtgtcacatgAGTACCAAATGGTCAGCTCCACAGAGGATATCCTCTCTATATTCTACTGCTAAAAGACATGTGAGCCCCTGTATGATGGTTTACGTCCATGCATGAGACCACTGCCTCCCTCAGCGGTCTGGGTTTGGTGACTTCCACAGTCTTTGATATGTAGTTATAGACGAGGCCATGGAAATATGGATCTTAAAATACTGTcctgatgtttctttttttttctctttacaatGTATCTAACTACAACACTGCCTCAAAAAGACACCAACAACGGGTATGTTTTTGAGATTACCAAATGTACATATTTTTCCACATCtttacatttacagtatatgATATATTGATAGGCATGTGAGATCTAACATATGTCTTGTTAACCAAGCTGTCTCCTGGGTTAGTGCCATGTCCTCTTGGAGCTCATGTTTCAGGAAGagttttcagtgtcagtgccTCTATCTGACACAGATTTTCAGTCTTGTTCTCTCCACTGCGCAGAAAGAAAATAGAGCAGAAGTAAATCTCTTCAATGTACATCTCTCTCCTGCGAGAAGCCTTGTCCCATCTGAGGCTACGTTGCACTAACCATTCAATCTGAGCCAGATATGGTTGAGTAGTTAAAGGTACATGTCGAAAGCACAACTCTGCTCAGAATCATACATTGTTACTCCATCTGTGATCAGAACAGTAAGTGTCACGTCTGAGGGTCTGAAATAACTAGGTACTGAGTAGTCTCCATCAtgttttatactgtatattacaATAGCCGTGAGagtccctctgttttttttaaggtgGCGGGTGTAATAATCATCTTGcaagaacaaaagaaacaaaatatgatttcagaagaagatggagaaagaaacagggcagaaaagacacaaagagagagagagagagtgagggagataTATTTCTCAAAAATCTGATGGTGAATTGAATGGGGAGCCTTTATTGAGCCAGACAGTCTGATCTGGTCCAAACCAGCTAGATCCAGTCTATCTGCTTACTGTGGAGGTCCAGGACCTCAGGGTACCAGGCAGTTTATCGGACCCAGGGACGTTCCAGGGCCCAGGGGAGGCAGCTGCACTCCTTGTGGTAGGATCTTCCATGGTTTTCGTGGGGCAGCAGAGCCCGCTGTGGCCGCCagccctctcctcttctctgggGAGCAGAGCTCTGGACACCAGCCTCTCCTGGAGGTTGACACGTCCGTCTCCACGATCCCCACTGCTTAGAGAACCTCCATTCAAATTCACACTGATATAAGGGTCCCAGGGCCAGACAGTGCTCATtgcctgtgtgtgcaggccCTTCCTCTCACAACAGGGGGAGCAAgtttccctctgcctctctcttctttcagcCGACCTCCCCAGGACAGCTTTGGGAGGCAAAGCCCGAGGCTGTCTCTCCCCTGGTCCGCCGTCCACCTCTCCAGGCACCTGAGGGGTTCCCTGCCCCCTGACAATGTAGTTCTGCTGGGTGGACCTGCCACCTGTAGCCCCCCTGATGGAGCTATGGTCTGTCTGCTGTGGAGCCTGGTCTGCCATGCACACTGTGGCCTCTAGAGGGAGTTGATGAGGGGAGTCTAGGGCTGAGGCTGGATGGGATGAAAGCAATGGAGTCGGCTGGGGGTCAAGGGTCACTTCCTGCAGGGTAGAGTGGGTTGTAGGAAGGGAATCCCAGGGGGCGGCACCGTCTATTGGGGGATAAAGGAAGCACAGTCAGACTGAGGTGAAAGCAAAACGAAAAGCACtagcatgcacatgcacatatggagcaagggagagagaaagaggagactgagagagaaagatgtaCGAAATATGTACAACCTCATATCCTAGCATATTATCATGCAAActtgcatgcaaatgtgtgtgagtggcacACACCTTGTCATGTAGGCTGCTATCTATATACACTAAACCTACAATCAAGTCATCTGTTCCTTACTCGTTTACATAAAGCAGGCACGGTTACATTTTCATCTCAGTGAGTAGGAGTCATTGAGTGcaagaaaacaataaacatattCAGAGGAGACTGTTTTGTAGCTGTGTAACAGACAGATTGACTTTATACAGTCTACTTCACAGCCCACTCCAGGATGGTAAAATCATCTAGAGGGTCACTTCAAACCATATTGCTCTTTCTAATACATAAatatccacatacacacagacatggctGGCTTTTAATCATGCATAAAACCATGCAAtcatgctcacacaaacacgtgcacaGAATTACAGAGCTCACAGAAGTATCAGTatgaagagagagacatgcagttTTTCACAAACCGTGTCTTTAGAGTGGCCCATTAAGAAGAAATAGGGGGAGCTTAGTGTGTCACCTTTCATGCACATGGAGAGGTTGGAAGGTACCATTCCTAAGGGAAGGCAAGTAAAAGCCTATACCAATCATTAGACTTAAAGCAGTGGGGTTACAACAAATATAGGCTGAGGTGACCACTACCAActtgtgttattgtttgttcaaaatgtttttttcatcaagACAAGTTTTAATTCAGCAGACAACAGACAACCATGAGTGAGGGAGCgtaatgcagaaaaaaaccaTTAATAATTAAGTTAGGATTGGTtatgtttgttaatgttttcaTGAGTAAATCACAAGGTATCTGCATTAATAAGCAATTGTGGTTAAGAATACATGAAGTTTAATTTCTAGTATgcaaagtgagagagggaaagagagtgtgagagcaagagagacagaggaagggacTGGACATAGTGGCATATAGAGAGAGACTTCAGTCTGTGTCAGGAAAACCCACCATATTCTGGCACCTGTCCCGTGCCTCTCTTTAGCAGCAGCCTGACCCGTCTGCCTCCTGCCTTGATAAGTTCAATGGCACGGGCATGAGTCATGTCCCGGGTGCTGTCCCCGTTAATCTCTATGATCTGATCTCCTACctgggagagacacagagaggacaaggcagattttttttttagcctttatttatcCCAGGGAAAGCTGGCTGAGCACACTTGCTATTTCCCAGCAACAGCCcgcttcacattcatacagtttcacacattcacaccagggAGGTGACCAGTAAAAACACAGTCTACCACTGCTGGcctctgagcagctccactggagcagctggggattaagtgccttgctcaagtgCAACTTAAAGATAGTTtctgagggaggggagagggctACGCTTTCTCTTTCACCAGccacattttcccagctggtcgGATTCAATCTACCGCCGCTCCACTGAAAAAGATAGAAGGGCAGCCGGTCAAAAGCAGAACTCAATTATAAAAGAGTAACGAGAGaaaaggaaatacataaaaaatcaGATGGTAAAGAACAGTGGAGAACGGTAGTGATTTTGCTCTATTTTGTCTATTGGGTTTTGAGAAGGGAAAGTCACTGCTTTGCCTGCTTTGTTAAATTCAGTCATAGTCTAGAGTTTTTATCAAAATATCCGTTATGTTTAATCATGTCAAACATGTTGGATTCTATTTGTTTGTGATGCTATTTCGGCATTTGCTCAGTGATTAAAATGACATGATTTGAGTTCCCCAAAACAATATCAAAATAGTAGGCAAAAATACATCAACTGCAGCAGTTCTTAAACTGGAGATTAGAGAAGGAGCACCACAGCATTAGGgaatattgtttttacattttgacatttcctaatttatttgtttatccgGGAGTTCTCTGATATTTTTGGGACTGATATCGAGATGGACAAACAGGACTTAATGTGCTGTGCGTCAatgcatgtttgtgattggaTAATAATAAATCACTAATAAACCATATTTCCAGTGATAAGCATGCAGTGTCATTTGCGAGTGTACGAGTAAATACATACCTGTGActatgttcttcttttttttcacaaaagtGACAATTTTTTTGTAACAATAGGTGTTCCATTTATTTCCTGCtgtactttttgttttatcacaGTTTCATCGTCTAATCTTTGCCATCTTACCCTCATTCTGCCGTTACGAATGGCCGGACCATCCTCAGCAAGGCGCAACACAAATAGGTCCATTTTATACTCTCTGCCCCCACGGATACTGAATCCAAAACCCTTCACGCTTTTCTCCAGCTCCACTGTGAAGTAGTCAAAGTCCTGCAGACAAAATATAGGGCCATTACATtgcaaacaaagacacaaaaaacataACTGCAGTGTGGTGGTGTAAATGCAGATTTTCAACCCAAGCAGACAGCAAGTGGTTTCGTCATACCTGTGGTCTGAAGTCTGCAGGGAGGCCCAGAGGGAACTGTG is a genomic window containing:
- the ergic2 gene encoding endoplasmic reticulum-Golgi intermediate compartment protein 2, encoding MRRLTKKKALTLVKELDAFPKVPESYVETTASGGTVSLIAFIFMAVLAFLEFFVYRDTWIKYDYEVDTDFSSKLRINVDITVAMRCQYIGADVLDLAETMVSSDGLKYEPVHFELSPQQRLWHMTLLHIQERLREEHSLQDVLFKTVTQGGPTAAPLSEDSPSPPGACRIHGHLYVNKVAGNFHITVGKAIPHPRGHAHLAALVSHDSFNFSHRIDHLSFGEEIAGIINPLDGTEKVTDDYNHMFQYFITIVPTKLHTYQISADTHQYSVTERERVINHAGGSHGVSGIFMKYDISSLMVKVTEQHMPLWQFLVRLCGIVGGIFSTTGMLHGIVGFLVDVLCCRFQIGVYKQQEEAPQNNQADNEHLIPTENHAH